The window ATTATCAAAGCTATCTATTGCTTCAACATAATATCCAATCAGCTTATTTGTGTAGCCAGTGATTTCGGCAAAATATTCTTTTGCTTTGAAAAGAGGCTGAGGATTTGTTAATGATGTCTGAGTAACCCCAGTCATATCAATCTCAATCCAGTCTGTGACTTCACTTCCGCCAGCGTAAGTTTCATTGTCAATTGAATTTTTTGAATTCACACCGTCTAAATCGATTCGATATTTTAATTTCACCGACTTGAGACCGCTTTTATCAAAGACATAAGTCCAGATTTTAAAATTATTCGGCTGCTGAATTCCGAATTCTGTTCCACCTGGGTTATATGGATCTCGTTGAGGAGAGAAAATTGTTGGCGGAGTATTATCAAGTCCACCAATATTTTGAGTTAGATTAATTGCCTGATTTGCAGCTCTTGTTGGGTGAGAATCCCAGATACCATTCAGAGAACCATCCCAGTACCAGTAATCGCTTGATTGAGCTACAAGTAAATAATTTAATGCCTGCTGAACATCTGGATGAGAAGGATTATTTGCCAATGCTGTTTCAACAAAATTTTTTGCTGCAGTCACAACAGCCCAGCTGTTTCGATCTGGACTATAACCATTTGCGTCTGGATCACCGAGCCATTTTTTAAATTCCGGATCGCCGTTATCAGCACCGCTCCAGCTTCCATCTTCAATGTGAATTACATCATTAGTATCAGGTGGAAACATCTGCAAATAATCTTCAATTGTGGTGCAAACAAATCTATTCGGATTTGCCTGAAGCCAGTTAACAAAATTTTGGAAATTGTTATTGTAGTAAGATTCGCTTCCGCCGCCGTAATTATCTCCATCGTGATGAAGAACAACAAGAATTGGATGCTGAGGATCTGTATTGTAAGGTTCAAGTTGAGAAAGAACAGATTCATAATTCAAAGCTCCAAATCCACCTCTGCCATCTTCGTTACCGAGATATCGATCAGCTGGAACAGCAATTATTTTTTTCTTCTCACCAGTTGAAGGATTAACAAATTCAACATAATGTGGTTGTCTTCCCCATCGTGCTGAATTTCTTGTCGGTGCCCATAAACCGTTTAATTGAATCCAATCATTTGGATTTGGATTTCTTACATCAGCTTTATTTGGTTCAAGGATATTACCAGTTGTACTGTACGGATAACCTTCGCAAGCTCTATCGAAATGAATATTGTCAACCAAAACCCATTTCAAACCTTCGTCTACAAGAGCTGGAATTATACGATTTGAGAAAGCGTTTTCTGGCGGAAAAATTCCTTTTGAGTAATTACCGGGGAAATTTTGATTAAAAATTTGTTTGTGTTTTTGAATTTGTCTTCGAATATCATTGTAATCAATTAAAGGCATTAACGGATGGAAGTAACCAAAGCCTACAAGATCAAGTCTTGGATTACCAAGTGATGTTGTTTGATTTTTAATGTAATTCCAATGAGACTTCCAGTTTTGAAAATTTTGATTTCCAGATTGTTCAAGATTGTTTAGATTTTCGATCAATGAACCTGAGAAACTAACCTGAGCACCAAAGTGAGGAAGATTTGCATTAATTCCTTTTTGTATTGCGTTCTTTGGCCAGGATGTGTATGGTCCAAATCTTTGATTATGAATATCAATAACTGAAAAAGGATAACGATTATTTTGTTCTGTTTGAATAATACTTTCATAGGGCCAATAAATAGGTTGATGCATATGCCAGAGAAATGCAATGTAAATAGGCGGATTTGTTTTCTCTTTTTCCAGATTCTTGTTTTGAGAAAAAAGTTCTAAAGAAAAAACGAATGAGATAATCAAAAATATTTTTACCAATTTCATTATAAAACCTCGAATATTTTACAATAAGTTAATGAAAGCGAAATGTGGAGGCAATTAGTTTTTTAAGTTATGACCAAAAAACGTATGATAAGAAATCAATTTAATTGAAAGTTCTATTTCAAATCTGAAATATTATTGGTAGTTAATTGAACATTAAATTATCGAAGTTATTATTGTGATTAATGATTAAATTTCGAGCTACAAATTTCACGAGTGTAAGTGGATACAATTGGGGGATATTCATATCTAAATTCTTCAAAGTTGAAAAATAAATCTAATGAACATTCTATTCTTAAAGAACAAATTTGTTCTTTAAAATTTCGATTTTGAGATTATTTTATTTTTAATTTTTGAATTGGTAATTGCTCTTGAGATTTTTCTCAAAACCTTGAAGGTGTTTAATTTGATTAGTACCCGATCGTGTCGAGGAAAAATAAAGTTAAAAAAGATCTTTGATAGGTTTCTTTGTGAATTTTTTCTAATTATTTGGTTTGTTCATCAAAAATTGCAGTAAATTTTTTAAGCATTTCATCACTAAGTACAAAAAATAAAAATCTCTAATGGAATTGTTATAGATTAAATCACATTTACTTGTATCAGCGTAAAAGCAATTCAAATGATCAGTATTATCAACTCAATTTCAATTCTCATCTAAAATTTTCACTACCGCATCGTGAAGCAATGGTCGGAAATTAATAATCTTTGTATTTTCTCTTGTTGGATAAACTCGATTGCTCAAAAAGATTATTATTAAATTTCTATCCTTATCAATCCAGCAAGATGTTCCAGTGAAACCTGTATGTCCAATAGAATTATTGGATAGAAGTTTACCTGCTGAATTTTGATCAGACTTTGTATCCCAGCCAAGAGCTCGAGAAGAACTTTCGGAAAATCTTTTTGTGAATAATTCAACAACCTGAGAATCAATAAATCTTTTTCCCTGGTAGAAACCTTTTTGCAATATCATTTGAAGTAAAATTGAAATATCATAAGCAGTTGAAAAAAGTCCAGCATGACCAGCAACTCCATTCAATAAATAAGCAGTTTCATCGTGCACTTCACCGTGGATTTGTTTCATCCGCCAGTAATTATCCAGTTCAGTTGGAGCTATTCTATTTTTCAAATCAGCTGGCGGGTTGAAATATGTATCTCTCATCCCAAGTGGATTAAAAATTTCATCTCTGCAGAACTCATCTAATTTCTTATTTGAAATTTTCTCGATAATCTTTCCAAGCAAAATCATTCCGAGATCAGAATAAACTGCTTTCGAACCGGGATAATATTCTAAAGGTGTATTTAAGATATCTTTGATCACATCATCTTCATTTTTACAGAATGAATAAAATTTTTTCCAGGCTGGCAAACCTGAATTATGAAGAAGCAAATTTCTAATAAGTACTTTTTCCTTATTTTCTCCAGTAAATTCAGGAAGGTAAAATTGAACAGGCTTTTCAAGTTCAAGTTTTTTATTTGAGACAAGTATCATCGCTGCGGTTGTCGTTGCAAGAACTTTTGTAAGCGAAGCAAGATCATAAATCGTATTTTTCTCAGTCTTCTTTGATTCAAGATTGTAATCTAAATGCCCATAAGCTTTGTGGTAAATAATTTTACCATCTCTGGCAATTAGTAAAACTCCGCCAGGGAAAGTTGTATCCTGAATTGCTTGATTAATCATTGTGTCGATCTTGCTAAATTTATTATCAGTAAAACTTTGAGTAAAAGAAGTCTCATCAAGCAGTGAGCTCTTTTTGATATTCAATCCTGAACCAATTTTAATTTCTGTATTTGGAATTGTAACGGGTGATTTCCCTTGAATGTCAATCTCTCCAAATAAAGCTTCTGCTGCAGCTTGTTCCGAAAATTTTGTATCGCCATAATTATTTAAATATGCGTTAACATCGGGAAATTCACTTAATAAGTACGGGTTGCCGTGTGAAATCATTACAACAGGTTTTTGAAGTTTCAAAATCAACTTGACCAGATTGGTTTGTTTTTCGGTCAGCCAGATTGTACCCTGGTAAGAGCGGACTTTTAAGTAAATAGATAAAATTATAATATCCGATTGTTTACACTTTTCAAGTGCTTCGTTATAATCTTCATCGCTGCTATTCAACAAAATTTTTTTTGATTGAACTTGCGGCAGCCTTGATCTAATCAAATTTCTGAAATTTTCTCCGTCACTTTCGTTTTTGCTGTCAATTATGCTAATGTGAGAATATTTAATCTCAGGATTCTGTGATAATGGCAAAAGATTATTTTCGTTTTTAAGCAATGTGATTGATTTTCTTGAAATATCAAGAGCAATCTTTAAGTGCTCTTTCCTTCCGACAATTGAAGAAATTTTATCAAGATCAACAAAACGATTTTTATCGAGTCCCAACCATTTCTTTACCATTAAAATTTTTCGAATGGAATAATCAAGTCTATTTTCGTCAATCTCACCTTTTTTCACTGCATTAATAATTGCATCGATAGCTTCGACTGGGTCGTCAGGGAAAAGAATACAATCGTGGCCAGCTTTAATCGCTTCAACTGTTGCTTTTGCTGTAGAGTAATAATTCGTAATTCCGTGCATATTTAACGCATCAGTCACAATCAGTCCATTGAATCCGAGCTGATTCTTTAATAAATCAGTAACAATCTTTTTTGAAAGTGATGCTGGAACTCCTGAATCTCCTTCAATTGATGGAACTGCCAGATGCCCAACCATTATTGACATCACTCCAGCTTTTATGTTTTCTTTGAATGGATAAAGTTCAAT is drawn from Ignavibacteria bacterium and contains these coding sequences:
- a CDS encoding serine hydrolase, producing the protein MKQHQQKNENILLNHDDNWVEETLSKMTLEEKAGQMVFPNVYGTYMSDDSPEYQRLKFLVEEKKVGGLIFFLSELYEQAILTNKMQGLAKIPLLIAADYEHGVSMRIDGATAFPNTMAIGAADDEKLTYELGKITAQEARAIGVHQNYAPVADVNNNPLNPIINVRSYGEDPELVAKHSNAFLKGLQENGMIATSKHFPGHGNTSIDSHLDLPVITASIDDLNKIELYPFKENIKAGVMSIMVGHLAVPSIEGDSGVPASLSKKIVTDLLKNQLGFNGLIVTDALNMHGITNYYSTAKATVEAIKAGHDCILFPDDPVEAIDAIINAVKKGEIDENRLDYSIRKILMVKKWLGLDKNRFVDLDKISSIVGRKEHLKIALDISRKSITLLKNENNLLPLSQNPEIKYSHISIIDSKNESDGENFRNLIRSRLPQVQSKKILLNSSDEDYNEALEKCKQSDIIILSIYLKVRSYQGTIWLTEKQTNLVKLILKLQKPVVMISHGNPYLLSEFPDVNAYLNNYGDTKFSEQAAAEALFGEIDIQGKSPVTIPNTEIKIGSGLNIKKSSLLDETSFTQSFTDNKFSKIDTMINQAIQDTTFPGGVLLIARDGKIIYHKAYGHLDYNLESKKTEKNTIYDLASLTKVLATTTAAMILVSNKKLELEKPVQFYLPEFTGENKEKVLIRNLLLHNSGLPAWKKFYSFCKNEDDVIKDILNTPLEYYPGSKAVYSDLGMILLGKIIEKISNKKLDEFCRDEIFNPLGMRDTYFNPPADLKNRIAPTELDNYWRMKQIHGEVHDETAYLLNGVAGHAGLFSTAYDISILLQMILQKGFYQGKRFIDSQVVELFTKRFSESSSRALGWDTKSDQNSAGKLLSNNSIGHTGFTGTSCWIDKDRNLIIIFLSNRVYPTRENTKIINFRPLLHDAVVKILDEN
- a CDS encoding T9SS type A sorting domain-containing protein, producing the protein MKLVKIFLIISFVFSLELFSQNKNLEKEKTNPPIYIAFLWHMHQPIYWPYESIIQTEQNNRYPFSVIDIHNQRFGPYTSWPKNAIQKGINANLPHFGAQVSFSGSLIENLNNLEQSGNQNFQNWKSHWNYIKNQTTSLGNPRLDLVGFGYFHPLMPLIDYNDIRRQIQKHKQIFNQNFPGNYSKGIFPPENAFSNRIIPALVDEGLKWVLVDNIHFDRACEGYPYSTTGNILEPNKADVRNPNPNDWIQLNGLWAPTRNSARWGRQPHYVEFVNPSTGEKKKIIAVPADRYLGNEDGRGGFGALNYESVLSQLEPYNTDPQHPILVVLHHDGDNYGGGSESYYNNNFQNFVNWLQANPNRFVCTTIEDYLQMFPPDTNDVIHIEDGSWSGADNGDPEFKKWLGDPDANGYSPDRNSWAVVTAAKNFVETALANNPSHPDVQQALNYLLVAQSSDYWYWDGSLNGIWDSHPTRAANQAINLTQNIGGLDNTPPTIFSPQRDPYNPGGTEFGIQQPNNFKIWTYVFDKSGLKSVKLKYRIDLDGVNSKNSIDNETYAGGSEVTDWIEIDMTGVTQTSLTNPQPLFKAKEYFAEITGYTNKLIGYYVEAIDSFDNVARSEIKEVWVGSSSTGNQNRVSWTPENPTSNDTITIKVLNSTIGAKLHWGVNNSGNQWQTPHQVYWTSGTTLFNGTGPAVESPMTGPDLNGTLTIKIGPFNKPEQVINRIAFVIHFDDNTWDNNNGQDYHIYFDSGSQTHQFIMDGKVDSTARKIASNQNVDLYVDWNGSELYAATQSAQSQNKDVFIFVTDSLRNLTNAPWAKTGKVSQWIAFLGNESTNNWSGWFDASGIVQNASGQILEGTINLSSELGYMPQRVYLAIGLYQTQDGGTLFAQCPAGNGNGDIESNEFIQYDLTATSVKEIKIPLNFELNQNYPNPFNSKTIIRFSIPQREFVSLKVYDILGRELKTLISEMRNPGIYNVEFNADDLNSGVYIYTLQTSSRSLSKKMILIK